The Methanococcoides methylutens genome has a window encoding:
- a CDS encoding symporter small accessory protein, protein MLGIDDPQIWLAYVLCIVSALGCMVYGLLKWNEEEEDDI, encoded by the coding sequence ATGTTAGGAATAGATGACCCGCAGATCTGGCTCGCCTACGTGCTTTGCATTGTAAGCGCTCTTGGTTGTATGGTTTATGGCCTTTTGAAATGGAATGAAGAAGAGGAGGATGACATCTAA
- a CDS encoding molybdopterin synthase, protein MKVISVIGYKNTGKTTLVTRLVQELSKLGRVGTAKMMLDHRLDDPKTDTGKHFDAGADMVTAVTNSELVSIQRDPSIEKAIDALADAGMDFAVVEGAKDSTIAKILLGDIDEDVQNVVARLPARSEWNLGELVDVIREQPDHVTLDLLLKQIKETPGIEKVGGIGSFTGIVRVDNEDFRTSQLEFESYKTAADTSIQKIREEIMQQEGIIDVLIHHKVGTIKPLEDIVYIVVAAGHRQQLFPALAETLERVKSEVPIWKKEITVDGNFWVHDHA, encoded by the coding sequence ATGAAAGTCATCTCAGTAATAGGCTACAAGAACACAGGAAAGACTACCCTTGTTACAAGACTTGTGCAGGAACTTTCAAAGCTTGGTCGTGTGGGAACGGCCAAAATGATGCTTGACCATCGTCTTGATGATCCGAAAACTGACACAGGCAAACATTTCGATGCCGGTGCTGACATGGTCACTGCAGTCACCAACAGCGAACTTGTTTCCATCCAGCGTGATCCATCTATTGAAAAGGCAATCGATGCTCTTGCAGACGCAGGAATGGACTTTGCTGTGGTCGAAGGTGCAAAGGACAGCACTATCGCAAAAATATTACTGGGAGATATAGATGAGGATGTTCAGAATGTGGTTGCAAGGCTTCCTGCAAGGTCTGAATGGAACCTTGGAGAGCTTGTAGACGTCATCAGGGAACAGCCTGACCATGTGACACTGGACCTGCTTCTCAAGCAGATCAAAGAGACTCCTGGAATAGAGAAGGTAGGCGGTATAGGAAGCTTTACCGGGATCGTCCGTGTGGACAATGAGGACTTCAGGACCAGCCAGCTCGAGTTCGAGAGTTATAAAACAGCGGCGGATACAAGCATTCAGAAGATCCGTGAAGAGATCATGCAGCAGGAAGGTATCATTGATGTGCTGATCCATCACAAGGTCGGCACTATTAAGCCTCTGGAGGATATCGTGTACATTGTAGTGGCAGCAGGCCACAGGCAGCAGCTATTCCCGGCGCTTGCAGAGACTCTTGAAAGAGTTAAATCAGAAGTACCTATCTGGAAGAAAGAGATCACTGTTGATGGTAACTTCTGGGTACACGACCATGCCTGA
- the radC gene encoding RadC family protein, which yields MPDNKVRIHDMPEEERPRERLLKHGPGSLSNAELLSIILRTGSKDENVLNMCARILSEYNLKQLSQANISQLTKMRGIGPAKATQIAAVFELARKLEVFMDDPKRKIRSAGDVYSLLYPKHRELKKEILTALYLDTKNQILREEVVSVGSLNANIVHPREVFKSALMESSASVILTHNHPSGDPSPSREDIAVTEKLVEGGKILGINVLDHVIIGDGRYVSLKEEGFIS from the coding sequence ATGCCTGACAACAAAGTGCGGATACATGATATGCCTGAAGAGGAACGTCCCAGGGAACGCCTGTTAAAGCATGGCCCCGGTTCACTTTCCAATGCAGAACTACTGTCAATTATCCTTCGCACAGGTTCAAAGGATGAGAACGTCCTGAACATGTGTGCACGCATACTTTCTGAATACAACCTGAAGCAGCTCAGCCAGGCAAACATCAGCCAGTTAACAAAGATGCGTGGTATCGGGCCTGCAAAGGCCACTCAGATAGCTGCTGTCTTTGAACTTGCAAGAAAGCTGGAGGTCTTCATGGATGATCCCAAACGGAAGATACGATCAGCCGGTGATGTCTATTCACTCCTTTATCCAAAACACAGGGAGCTCAAAAAGGAAATTCTCACTGCTCTCTACCTTGACACCAAGAACCAGATCCTTCGGGAAGAGGTCGTATCCGTAGGCAGCTTGAATGCAAATATCGTCCACCCGCGCGAGGTGTTCAAGTCGGCACTGATGGAATCATCAGCATCTGTTATATTGACCCATAACCACCCATCTGGAGATCCTTCACCAAGCAGGGAGGATATTGCTGTTACTGAAAAGCTTGTGGAGGGCGGGAAGATCCTCGGGATCAATGTGCTTGACCACGTGATAATCGGGGATGGCAGGTATGTCAGTTTGAAGGAAGAAGGTTTTATCAGTTGA
- a CDS encoding dihydrofolate reductase family protein, with translation MSRNIILYIAMSLDGYIARKNGDVDWLEGDGSEPDANIGYDEFYGTIDTLIMGRKTYDQILTFGEYPYKGTRGYVYTSEKRDKNEDVEFTDENAEDLIGKLKRETGKDVWLIGGAGLIDAFIKKELIDEYFISVIPCILGEGISLFKDNNPEIKLKLLKNETVNGIAMLHYTKR, from the coding sequence ATGAGTAGAAATATTATTTTGTATATTGCAATGAGTCTGGATGGTTACATCGCACGAAAGAACGGAGATGTTGATTGGCTGGAAGGTGATGGCTCTGAACCTGATGCGAATATTGGTTATGATGAATTCTATGGAACTATTGATACATTGATCATGGGTCGGAAGACATACGACCAGATACTTACTTTCGGAGAATATCCGTACAAGGGGACCAGAGGATATGTTTACACATCAGAAAAAAGGGACAAAAATGAAGATGTTGAATTCACTGATGAAAATGCCGAAGATCTCATTGGAAAACTAAAACGAGAGACCGGAAAAGATGTCTGGTTAATAGGCGGCGCAGGACTCATTGATGCTTTCATAAAGAAAGAACTGATCGATGAATACTTCATTTCTGTTATCCCCTGTATCCTGGGAGAAGGTATCTCTCTTTTCAAAGACAACAATCCTGAGATCAAGCTGAAATTGTTAAAGAATGAAACTGTGAATGGAATTGCAATGCTCCATTATACAAAAAGATAA
- a CDS encoding outer membrane lipoprotein-sorting protein has protein sequence MNTQKLTVILLISFLLLFSAGCIGEELTAEQIAEEYKQKQASVEDYSATINTTAYLGEQEITSISSISQKMPDKMKTTIIKAEQGEGMVMVSNGKTMWTYNPDQNSVMVMEMDPENTFDASQMEYNSLIQDLLDDSDLTFDGMDNVAGRSSYVIFARPNDNTTSTFVVDTKAWIDKETWMPLKFEIYDEEGNLLIVTEYRDFELNTGIPDSEFEFEIPEEAEVINFDETDMVPEEMTLEEAQELSECDILIPSYLPEGYEFESAMVSNQSRYYNGIQEIITILYKKDVPYLTIHETFYDEEPLEPMTTNSEIVDINGHEGHLNFLGHDEYFATLSWNAGKATITITSTLGREETIKVAKSME, from the coding sequence ATGAATACACAAAAATTAACAGTTATTTTACTAATATCATTTCTCCTACTCTTTTCTGCGGGATGTATTGGTGAAGAACTTACAGCCGAGCAGATAGCTGAGGAATACAAACAAAAGCAAGCAAGCGTTGAGGACTATTCTGCTACTATTAACACGACGGCATATTTGGGTGAGCAGGAAATCACATCCATTTCTTCAATTTCCCAAAAGATGCCCGATAAGATGAAAACTACTATAATAAAAGCCGAACAGGGTGAAGGCATGGTTATGGTTTCCAACGGGAAAACAATGTGGACATATAATCCAGATCAGAATTCTGTGATGGTTATGGAGATGGATCCCGAAAATACTTTTGATGCCAGCCAGATGGAATATAATAGTCTAATACAGGATCTTCTGGATGATAGTGATCTTACATTCGATGGAATGGACAATGTTGCTGGCAGAAGCAGTTATGTAATATTTGCAAGACCAAATGATAACACAACATCTACCTTTGTCGTTGATACGAAAGCATGGATCGATAAGGAAACATGGATGCCCCTTAAATTTGAGATCTATGATGAAGAAGGAAATCTCCTGATCGTTACCGAATACAGAGATTTTGAGTTAAACACAGGCATTCCTGATTCAGAATTCGAATTCGAGATACCTGAAGAAGCTGAAGTTATCAATTTCGATGAAACTGATATGGTTCCTGAGGAAATGACTCTTGAAGAAGCACAGGAGCTATCTGAGTGCGATATATTGATACCTTCGTACCTTCCTGAGGGGTATGAGTTTGAAAGTGCAATGGTCAGCAATCAATCAAGATATTATAATGGAATACAGGAGATCATTACCATACTCTATAAGAAAGATGTGCCATACCTCACCATCCATGAAACCTTCTATGACGAAGAACCCCTTGAACCGATGACAACAAATAGCGAGATCGTTGATATTAATGGCCACGAAGGACACCTTAATTTTCTGGGCCATGATGAATATTTTGCTACCCTTTCATGGAATGCAGGAAAAGCAACCATTACTATAACCAGCACATTAGGACGTGAAGAAACAATAAAGGTCGCGAAATCAATGGAATGA
- the mmp11 gene encoding methanogenesis marker protein 11 → MTEVELTDPYTIPYRGIYVVCDEDNKNAEIIEHTNCYSGAAWSRFHYARSPLIQQARAVGNMTRYLVDTGVCDLTLQPSVAAAGIESVVVEGDEVSITYAGLGGGGVGATKCRAFAQGVLRYDVSESGGGKAAKGTIVVPRRERVLIGIDDTDTKEEGATWSMTHNIATALNCNESVYLSHSLVQLFPVSAKTQNCVSTVLEFGCVSKEAKQELLEDLKAALLKYSVSDETGMVVLSSFEASKMEEYSTMCRSGELTKDIAMEHAEKNGVDIWLDGNGVIGALASLAWFARPDESVDLEEKL, encoded by the coding sequence ATGACAGAAGTAGAACTAACAGACCCCTACACAATCCCTTACAGGGGCATATATGTAGTCTGCGATGAGGATAATAAGAACGCAGAGATAATTGAGCATACCAATTGCTATAGTGGGGCTGCATGGTCACGTTTTCATTATGCAAGGTCACCCCTGATACAGCAGGCACGTGCTGTGGGGAACATGACCCGCTATCTTGTGGACACCGGAGTATGTGACCTTACACTTCAGCCATCTGTGGCTGCTGCAGGAATCGAGTCCGTTGTGGTCGAAGGTGATGAAGTATCAATAACCTATGCAGGTCTTGGTGGTGGTGGCGTTGGTGCTACTAAATGCAGGGCATTTGCACAGGGAGTATTGCGCTACGACGTTAGTGAATCCGGTGGCGGAAAAGCTGCCAAAGGCACCATCGTGGTTCCAAGGCGTGAGCGTGTCCTTATTGGCATAGATGATACCGACACCAAGGAAGAGGGTGCCACATGGTCAATGACACACAACATTGCAACGGCGCTGAACTGCAACGAATCCGTCTATCTTTCACATTCACTTGTACAGCTTTTCCCGGTATCAGCAAAGACGCAGAACTGTGTTTCCACTGTGCTGGAGTTTGGTTGTGTCAGCAAGGAAGCAAAGCAGGAGCTTCTGGAAGACCTGAAGGCTGCACTTCTCAAATACAGTGTTTCCGATGAGACTGGAATGGTCGTACTATCATCCTTTGAAGCCTCTAAGATGGAGGAATACAGCACCATGTGCCGCAGTGGGGAGCTTACTAAGGATATCGCCATGGAACATGCGGAGAAGAACGGCGTTGATATCTGGCTTGATGGCAACGGTGTCATCGGTGCTCTTGCATCACTGGCATGGTTCGCACGACCTGACGAATCGGTAGACCTGGAAGAAAAGTTATGA
- a CDS encoding thiamine pyrophosphate-dependent enzyme yields MNQTGSEIGISEITGLEALYFALIDSKVELVTGVAGFPVTAVMNYFEKNLASDIPTLWMTNEKVALEAALGASVSGKRSLVLTKHVGMNVLSDPLVTAVTHTIGAGVVIVAGDDPGVRASQNEQDSRWYGEVAEVAVFDPSNPDATYSSLIRAFELSESTKTPVIVRITDRLEKTIGTVTRSDDIKTGTEAKATFDRSIWKLTMRGKHQHFHINVQPLLVDEAENSPLTRSVKASKTSKIGIISSGYPSLLVDELLSEKQLEVSHLSLNVVCPLPLRKLRDFISDHEKVLVVEESEAFIESHISICGNVLGKMTGHLPYGRIEKEQIALAIENFDKDKVTEYTFIETIKGRGSRSLCEDCLFLPVYRMLHDLNILIAGDMGCSIRSAPAPLEAVDVGFALGAAISTAIGFDKKSVAVIGDFGLSHSGIVGLINAVETGRDVLVMVLDNRTAAMTGGQSTPDLTGAVKALCDDVTVFEFNDPELAGDRIKELEGLVRDKLSINGVSVIYVRADCVLYK; encoded by the coding sequence ATGAACCAAACTGGCAGTGAGATCGGAATTTCAGAGATCACAGGGCTTGAAGCACTCTATTTTGCATTGATCGACAGCAAAGTGGAGCTGGTCACGGGAGTTGCCGGATTTCCTGTCACTGCCGTAATGAACTATTTTGAGAAGAACCTCGCATCTGACATTCCCACGCTCTGGATGACGAATGAGAAGGTTGCCCTGGAGGCAGCACTGGGTGCTTCGGTCTCAGGCAAACGATCTCTTGTGCTCACAAAGCACGTGGGTATGAACGTCCTTTCCGACCCCCTTGTTACAGCTGTTACTCACACAATTGGTGCCGGGGTAGTGATCGTAGCAGGAGATGATCCGGGGGTCAGGGCATCCCAGAATGAGCAGGACTCGCGATGGTATGGCGAGGTGGCGGAGGTCGCCGTGTTCGACCCGTCGAATCCGGATGCTACATACAGTTCACTTATCAGGGCTTTTGAGCTCTCTGAAAGTACAAAGACACCTGTTATAGTCAGGATAACCGACCGTCTGGAAAAAACCATTGGAACTGTTACAAGATCGGATGATATTAAAACAGGGACCGAAGCAAAAGCCACATTTGACAGGTCGATCTGGAAGCTGACAATGCGTGGCAAGCACCAGCATTTTCACATAAATGTGCAGCCGTTGCTTGTGGATGAAGCAGAGAACAGTCCACTGACCCGATCCGTTAAAGCCAGTAAAACAAGCAAGATCGGAATTATCTCTTCCGGCTATCCCTCTTTGCTCGTGGATGAACTATTGTCCGAAAAACAGCTTGAGGTCTCACATCTTTCACTTAATGTCGTATGCCCGCTTCCTCTCAGGAAATTAAGGGATTTCATATCCGACCATGAAAAGGTTCTCGTTGTTGAGGAAAGTGAAGCCTTCATCGAATCTCACATCAGTATCTGTGGGAACGTGTTGGGAAAGATGACCGGACATCTCCCCTATGGTCGCATTGAAAAAGAGCAGATCGCTCTTGCAATCGAGAACTTCGATAAAGATAAGGTAACTGAATATACTTTCATTGAAACTATCAAGGGAAGAGGTTCCCGTTCTTTGTGCGAGGACTGTCTTTTCCTGCCGGTCTACAGAATGCTTCACGACCTGAACATTCTGATAGCAGGCGACATGGGCTGCTCCATACGCAGTGCCCCTGCACCCCTTGAAGCCGTTGATGTAGGCTTTGCACTCGGTGCCGCTATTTCCACAGCCATAGGTTTCGATAAGAAGTCCGTTGCTGTCATAGGTGATTTCGGACTTTCACATTCCGGCATCGTAGGTCTGATAAATGCTGTCGAGACTGGACGTGACGTGCTGGTTATGGTACTTGACAACAGGACAGCAGCAATGACGGGTGGCCAGTCTACACCTGACCTTACGGGGGCTGTAAAGGCTCTATGTGATGATGTCACTGTCTTTGAGTTCAATGATCCGGAACTTGCTGGTGACAGGATAAAGGAACTCGAAGGGCTTGTGAGGGATAAGCTTTCTATAAATGGGGTTTCGGTTATCTATGTCAGGGCTGATTGTGTTTTGTATAAGTGA
- a CDS encoding GNAT family N-acetyltransferase, which produces MKIKMNDEILNNLYEFWTYIGEKTDKLDENKNYSSISLINSDYPNRVFSVSPKKEIISEIIDLSQKKLLPNIITIPKTNDLENHSQVELLFRQMNMALELKMVEATFEMDENIHQVRSRENAFSFAETASEAFGTRVDGDIIYLISKDASKVRMFNYTKNGEYLGCGIVFFDSNNIAGFHMIGTIPKGRGQGIGTKITEKLIMEAKTNKNEYCVLHASLMGEKIYKKLGFVSFEEIETYQIIERQ; this is translated from the coding sequence ATGAAAATTAAGATGAATGACGAAATATTGAATAATCTATATGAATTTTGGACTTATATTGGAGAAAAAACGGACAAATTAGATGAAAATAAAAATTACAGTTCAATTTCACTAATTAATTCCGATTATCCTAATAGAGTATTTTCGGTTTCACCTAAAAAAGAAATTATCTCAGAGATTATTGATCTGAGTCAAAAAAAGTTGTTGCCAAACATTATTACGATTCCAAAAACAAATGATTTAGAGAATCATTCTCAGGTTGAATTGCTTTTCAGACAGATGAATATGGCTCTGGAGTTGAAAATGGTAGAAGCAACCTTTGAGATGGATGAAAACATTCATCAAGTTAGATCAAGAGAAAACGCCTTTAGTTTTGCTGAAACGGCTTCAGAAGCATTTGGTACTAGGGTCGATGGAGATATTATTTATTTAATAAGTAAAGACGCATCTAAGGTAAGAATGTTTAATTATACAAAAAATGGTGAATATCTCGGGTGTGGGATCGTTTTTTTTGATTCTAATAATATTGCAGGGTTTCATATGATCGGAACTATTCCTAAAGGAAGAGGGCAGGGAATTGGAACTAAGATTACTGAAAAATTAATTATGGAAGCTAAAACCAACAAAAATGAATATTGTGTTTTGCATGCTTCTTTGATGGGTGAGAAAATATACAAGAAATTGGGATTCGTTTCATTTGAGGAAATTGAAACATATCAAATAATAGAAAGACAATAA
- a CDS encoding GNAT family N-acetyltransferase — translation MTTQDIQIREAKESDFAAVMQVEKEAFGYEKEAILVSQLLEDKSATPVLSLLAFNEDEAVGHILFTKATLDGKASPLIYLLAPLAIKPQHQKQGIGGMLINEGLKKLKGIGAEMVFVLGHESYYPKYGFKQDAGSMGFAAPYPIPEEHAGAWMVYHLSSESVDGVKGRVVCADALNKPEHWRE, via the coding sequence ATGACAACTCAAGATATTCAGATTAGAGAAGCAAAAGAATCCGATTTTGCTGCTGTAATGCAAGTAGAAAAAGAAGCCTTTGGCTATGAGAAGGAAGCAATTTTAGTATCTCAACTTCTTGAAGACAAAAGTGCAACACCAGTATTATCTTTACTGGCTTTCAACGAAGATGAAGCAGTCGGACATATTTTGTTTACAAAAGCAACTTTAGATGGAAAAGCATCTCCGTTAATTTATCTTCTTGCACCTCTGGCAATTAAACCACAACATCAAAAACAAGGAATCGGTGGAATGTTAATTAATGAAGGGTTGAAGAAATTGAAAGGGATTGGTGCTGAAATGGTATTTGTTCTCGGACATGAAAGTTATTATCCAAAGTACGGATTTAAGCAGGATGCCGGAAGTATGGGTTTTGCTGCACCTTATCCAATTCCTGAAGAGCATGCAGGTGCATGGATGGTCTATCATTTGAGTTCAGAATCTGTTGATGGAGTTAAGGGAAGAGTTGTATGTGCAGATGCTTTGAATAAACCAGAGCATTGGAGAGAGTGA
- a CDS encoding YkgJ family cysteine cluster protein, giving the protein MNSVIMVKKAIHYNVIQNILQYYECPDTCKAECCRNGRVHIFEAEFNLLKENDHERTKDIRSDVLYPALYIMNNPCSFLNQTNRCDTYERRPTVCGMYPFKVNNSGTSLGLQPCPLGFMIIKDISSWATDTISKADITAAEKVEKLMQWEISLESYAIEASEFHSRESLQEMQIPYDELEMLSMFLLSKNALKKVPDISDVQEKHCSI; this is encoded by the coding sequence TTGAACTCTGTTATAATGGTAAAAAAAGCTATTCACTACAATGTGATACAGAACATTCTGCAATACTATGAATGTCCTGATACCTGTAAGGCAGAATGTTGCAGGAATGGACGGGTTCATATATTCGAAGCCGAGTTCAATCTTCTGAAAGAAAATGATCATGAAAGAACAAAGGATATTAGAAGTGATGTTCTTTATCCAGCTCTTTACATTATGAACAATCCATGTTCTTTTCTCAATCAGACTAACAGGTGTGACACCTATGAAAGAAGACCAACTGTTTGTGGTATGTACCCATTCAAAGTGAACAATTCAGGGACATCATTGGGATTACAACCATGTCCATTGGGTTTTATGATCATCAAAGACATATCATCATGGGCAACAGACACAATATCGAAAGCAGACATTACTGCTGCTGAAAAAGTTGAAAAACTGATGCAATGGGAGATAAGCCTTGAGTCTTATGCAATAGAGGCCTCAGAATTTCATTCCAGAGAGTCCCTGCAAGAAATGCAGATACCTTACGATGAACTTGAGATGCTATCCATGTTCCTGCTATCTAAAAATGCATTGAAGAAGGTCCCTGATATATCCGATGTACAGGAGAAACATTGTTCAATATAA
- a CDS encoding amidase family protein, whose translation MTYNLTGWPAAVVRAGTSPEGLPIDVQVVARPWREDVALAVIQYIEKVMGGWQPPQL comes from the coding sequence ATGACCTATAACCTGACCGGATGGCCTGCTGCAGTTGTACGTGCCGGCACTTCACCGGAAGGACTGCCCATTGATGTGCAGGTGGTGGCTCGCCCATGGAGAGAAGATGTTGCTCTGGCTGTGATTCAATACATCGAGAAAGTCATGGGCGGGTGGCAACCTCCGCAGCTCTGA
- a CDS encoding DUF2341 domain-containing protein, with the protein MKRKIILVLLISIILLTGITSTGFALSNTGGGDWNHSEEMTIEENSGKDLSNYQIQVLLDSSNFDFSKANPDGSDIRFSVNDNQLYHWIEEWDAESESAIIWIKVPSIPANGMTGVTMHYGNPAATDISNGASTFDFFDDFVESRLGIANWRSDTNAGGEIEISNGILSLVNPIKHPTDFSEITSKDAFGINSMFVVKRMKVTTGSEPIGPVLEQGLRDPQDESENRIILRTELANESKVSWTLTRDDDKFKSRDLTDLGIAEGTWYTSGIAWYQDGDFKNVSWFKNGVRDTRMDYSYYIENEDETIIDHIPDNELKLYLHSTTASTINNMGYMAVDYAFVRKYTPQEPTVFLPGEVVAQEPEPLPESEMQVPQPILKDINMPASEAGKQAIFIFEPYSDDRSISVINDLKDSGINTVFLRTDINNIWSSERFIKSAHENDITVHAMILDENKDFVGGIDESSIEAIEAVLDYNTKSLAGFDGIYISLKTCDPAELEQVCQENEQLLEVIHEKTAGKILLVAGIPAAYDRSAIENITSNVDLFVLMTHDMDQIELTAEEIEDSVASKMGEIRGGGEYALITVVVSEGSDDAEVNELLNSLYAYYSDDPAFLGVSLLMHEDLQEIIEASAPAEEKRTPGFEAIFAIIGLLSIAYRLRKQ; encoded by the coding sequence ATGAAAAGAAAAATAATCTTAGTTCTGCTAATTTCTATAATTCTTTTGACCGGAATAACAAGTACAGGCTTTGCTCTATCCAATACAGGGGGAGGGGACTGGAATCACTCTGAAGAAATGACAATAGAAGAGAACTCTGGTAAGGATTTAAGCAATTACCAGATACAGGTTCTGCTGGATTCTTCAAATTTCGATTTCTCAAAAGCAAACCCGGATGGGTCAGATATCAGATTTTCCGTAAACGATAATCAATTGTATCATTGGATCGAAGAGTGGGATGCTGAATCAGAGAGTGCTATTATATGGATCAAGGTTCCTTCGATCCCCGCTAATGGAATGACAGGTGTGACAATGCATTATGGAAATCCAGCTGCAACTGACATTAGCAATGGTGCTTCCACGTTCGATTTCTTTGATGACTTTGTCGAATCGCGCCTGGGCATTGCAAACTGGAGATCAGATACAAATGCTGGAGGAGAAATTGAGATTAGCAATGGGATCCTCAGTTTGGTAAACCCAATAAAACACCCCACGGATTTTTCGGAAATTACTTCCAAGGATGCATTTGGGATAAACTCAATGTTCGTTGTCAAGAGAATGAAGGTTACCACAGGATCCGAACCAATAGGTCCGGTGCTGGAGCAGGGACTTCGTGATCCGCAAGACGAAAGCGAAAATAGGATTATCCTTCGTACAGAACTCGCCAATGAGAGTAAGGTTTCGTGGACTCTGACCAGGGATGACGATAAGTTCAAATCAAGAGACCTGACAGACCTTGGTATTGCGGAGGGGACATGGTATACATCAGGTATTGCATGGTATCAGGATGGTGATTTCAAAAACGTTTCATGGTTCAAGAACGGAGTAAGAGATACAAGGATGGATTATTCCTATTACATTGAGAATGAAGATGAAACTATAATTGACCATATCCCGGACAATGAATTGAAATTATACTTGCATTCAACTACAGCCAGCACCATAAATAATATGGGATATATGGCTGTGGATTATGCATTTGTACGTAAATATACGCCACAGGAGCCAACCGTTTTCCTGCCCGGAGAGGTCGTTGCGCAAGAGCCAGAGCCCTTGCCGGAAAGTGAGATGCAGGTCCCTCAGCCGATTTTAAAAGATATTAATATGCCCGCCTCTGAGGCTGGAAAACAAGCGATCTTTATCTTTGAACCTTATTCTGATGACAGATCGATTTCCGTTATAAACGATCTGAAGGACAGTGGCATAAACACAGTGTTCCTTAGAACGGACATCAATAATATCTGGAGCTCTGAAAGATTCATAAAGTCTGCTCATGAAAATGACATAACCGTCCACGCAATGATCCTTGATGAAAACAAGGATTTCGTGGGTGGAATTGATGAAAGTTCAATTGAGGCGATCGAGGCAGTCCTTGATTACAACACGAAATCACTTGCAGGATTTGATGGCATATACATAAGCCTGAAAACCTGCGATCCTGCTGAACTGGAACAGGTGTGTCAGGAAAATGAACAGCTTCTGGAAGTCATCCATGAAAAAACAGCTGGAAAGATATTATTGGTTGCAGGAATCCCGGCAGCTTATGACAGATCAGCTATAGAGAACATTACATCCAATGTTGATCTCTTTGTCCTAATGACCCATGACATGGATCAAATCGAGCTGACAGCTGAAGAAATAGAGGATTCTGTTGCTTCAAAAATGGGAGAGATAAGGGGGGGTGGAGAATATGCTCTTATCACAGTTGTCGTGAGCGAAGGATCTGATGATGCAGAAGTCAATGAACTGTTGAACAGTCTATACGCCTACTACTCTGATGATCCCGCATTTTTGGGTGTTTCTCTTCTAATGCACGAAGACCTGCAAGAAATTATAGAGGCTTCAGCCCCAGCCGAAGAAAAGAGAACACCAGGATTTGAAGCTATATTTGCGATCATTGGTTTGCTATCGATCGCATATAGACTAAGGAAGCAATGA